Proteins encoded together in one Staphylococcus aureus window:
- the rocD gene encoding ornithine--oxo-acid transaminase produces the protein MNSIIELTDYYSSNNYAPLKLVISKGKGVKVWDTDGKQYIDCISGFSVANQGHCHPTIVKAMTEQASKLSIISRVLYSDNLGKWEEKICHLAKKDKVLPLNSGTEAVEAAIKIARKWGSEVKGITDGQVEIIAMNNNFHGRTLGSLSLSNHDAYKAGFHPLLQGTTTVDFGDIEQLTQAISPNTAAIILEPIQGEGGVNIPPKGYIQAVRQLCDKHQILLIADEIQVGLGRTGKWFAMEWEQVVPDIYILGKALGGGLYPVSAVLANNDVMRVLTPGTHGSTFGGNPLAIAISTAALDVLKDEQLVERSERLGSFLLKALLQLKHPSIKEIRGRGLFIGIELNTDAAPFVDQLIQRGILCKDTHRTIIRLSPPLVIDKEEIHQIVAAFQDVFKN, from the coding sequence ATGAATTCAATCATTGAATTAACTGATTATTATAGCTCTAATAATTATGCACCACTTAAGCTTGTCATTTCTAAAGGTAAAGGTGTCAAAGTTTGGGATACTGATGGCAAACAATATATAGATTGCATTTCGGGTTTTTCAGTTGCAAACCAAGGCCATTGTCATCCAACAATTGTTAAAGCGATGACAGAACAAGCTTCAAAGTTGTCTATCATTTCACGTGTCCTTTATAGTGACAATCTCGGGAAATGGGAAGAAAAAATTTGTCATCTTGCTAAGAAAGACAAAGTACTCCCCCTTAACTCTGGTACTGAAGCTGTTGAAGCAGCCATTAAAATTGCTAGAAAATGGGGCTCTGAAGTTAAAGGCATTACTGACGGACAAGTTGAAATCATCGCTATGAATAACAATTTTCACGGTCGTACACTTGGCTCATTATCACTATCTAACCACGACGCATATAAAGCAGGATTTCACCCCCTACTTCAAGGCACTACAACAGTAGATTTTGGAGACATTGAACAATTAACACAAGCTATTTCACCGAATACAGCAGCAATTATTTTGGAACCAATTCAAGGTGAAGGTGGCGTTAATATACCACCGAAAGGATATATTCAAGCTGTGCGTCAACTATGTGATAAACATCAAATATTATTGATTGCAGATGAAATTCAAGTTGGTCTTGGTAGAACTGGGAAATGGTTTGCTATGGAATGGGAGCAAGTCGTTCCAGACATTTATATTTTAGGTAAGGCATTGGGTGGCGGCTTATACCCTGTATCTGCTGTACTTGCAAATAATGATGTCATGCGTGTTCTAACACCAGGTACACATGGTTCAACATTTGGTGGTAACCCTTTAGCCATTGCAATATCGACGGCAGCGCTTGATGTACTTAAAGATGAACAACTGGTTGAACGATCAGAACGCTTAGGTTCATTTTTATTAAAAGCGTTGCTACAACTTAAACATCCTAGTATTAAAGAAATTAGAGGTCGTGGTTTATTTATAGGCATAGAGCTTAACACAGATGCTGCACCTTTTGTGGATCAACTGATTCAACGTGGAATCTTATGCAAAGACACGCATCGTACTATCATTCGATTGTCTCCACCTCTAGTCATTGATAAAGAGGAAATCCATCAAATTGTTGCAGCTTTTCAAGACGTTTTTAAAAATTAA
- the brnQ1 gene encoding branched-chain amino acid transport system II carrier protein BrnQ1, protein MKKKLTFKENMFIGSMLFGLFFGAGNLIFPIHLGQAAGSNVFIANLGFLITAIGLPFLGIIAIGISKTSGLFEIASRVNKTYAYIFTIALYLVIGPFFALPRLATTSFEIAFSPFLSPKQITLYLFIFSFVFFVIAWFFARKPSRILEYIGKFLNPVFLVLLAIILLFAFIHPLGGISDAPISKQYQSHALFNGFLDGYNTLDALASLAFGIIIVATIKKLGIENPTDIAKETIKSGTISIIMMGIIYTLLAIMGTLSIGHFKLSENGGIALAQITQYYLGNYGIVLLSLIVMVACLKTAIGLITAFSETFEHLFPKMNYLAIATVVSFISFLFANVGLTKIIMYSVPVLMFLYPLAIALIVLTLFSSKFHHSKLIYQCTIFFTMIAALVDGLKASPEFISSTSFSQTLINFSQKYLPLSDIGMGWVVLSLIGFIIGFIIYKIKHRKIPQA, encoded by the coding sequence GAAGAAACTAACATTTAAAGAAAACATGTTTATAGGTTCTATGTTATTTGGTTTATTCTTTGGTGCCGGCAATCTTATCTTCCCAATACACTTGGGTCAAGCTGCTGGTTCTAACGTTTTTATCGCTAACTTAGGATTTTTAATTACAGCAATTGGCTTACCATTTCTAGGTATCATTGCTATTGGCATTTCAAAGACATCTGGTTTATTTGAAATTGCATCGCGTGTTAATAAAACATATGCTTACATTTTCACGATTGCCTTATATCTAGTTATCGGACCATTTTTCGCCTTACCTAGACTGGCAACGACATCATTTGAAATTGCATTTTCGCCATTTTTATCACCAAAGCAAATCACTTTATATTTATTTATTTTTAGCTTCGTCTTCTTTGTGATTGCATGGTTTTTTGCGAGAAAGCCATCAAGAATTTTAGAATATATCGGTAAATTTTTAAATCCGGTATTCTTAGTATTATTAGCAATTATTTTATTATTTGCTTTTATCCATCCATTAGGTGGCATATCTGATGCACCTATTAGTAAACAATATCAATCACATGCCTTATTTAACGGCTTTTTAGATGGATACAATACCTTAGATGCGCTAGCGTCATTGGCATTTGGTATTATCATTGTTGCAACGATTAAAAAGTTAGGTATCGAAAATCCAACTGATATCGCTAAAGAAACAATTAAGTCTGGTACTATCAGTATCATTATGATGGGGATCATTTATACCCTACTAGCAATCATGGGTACATTAAGTATTGGTCATTTCAAACTTAGTGAAAATGGTGGTATTGCCTTAGCGCAAATTACTCAATACTACTTAGGTAACTACGGTATCGTCCTGTTGTCACTTATCGTTATGGTTGCTTGTTTAAAAACAGCCATCGGTTTGATTACGGCATTTTCAGAAACATTCGAACACCTTTTCCCTAAAATGAATTACCTAGCGATTGCAACAGTTGTAAGCTTTATTTCGTTCTTATTCGCGAATGTTGGTTTAACTAAGATTATTATGTACTCAGTCCCAGTGTTAATGTTCTTATATCCATTAGCAATTGCCTTGATTGTACTAACATTATTTAGTAGCAAATTCCATCATTCAAAACTTATTTATCAATGTACCATTTTCTTTACAATGATTGCTGCATTAGTAGATGGATTAAAAGCTAGTCCAGAGTTCATTTCAAGCACATCATTCTCACAAACTTTGATTAATTTCAGCCAAAAATATTTACCATTATCAGACATTGGTATGGGCTGGGTTGTTCTCAGTTTGATTGGTTTCATTATCGGCTTCATTATTTATAAAATTAAGCATCGTAAAATTCCACAAGCATAA
- the argC gene encoding N-acetyl-gamma-glutamyl-phosphate reductase yields the protein MIKVGIVGGSGYGAIELIRLLQTHPHVTIAHIYSHSKVDEPLKLTFPHLQHIMQHFEALTVDNNDCDVIFFATPAPVSKTCIPPLVEKGIHVIDLSGAFRIKNREIYEAYYKETAAAQDDLNHAIYSISEWQSFDNNGTKLISNPGCFPTATLLALHPLISEKIVDLSSIIIDAKTGVSGAGRSLSQRVHFSEMNENLSAYAIGNHKHKPEIEQYLSIIAGQDVSVIFTPHLVPMTRGILSTIYVKLSSEYTTESLHKLMTSYYANQPFVRIRDIGTFPTTKEVLGSNYCDIGIYVDETTQTAILVSVIDNLVKGASGQAIQNLNILYDFEVTTGLNQSPVYP from the coding sequence ATGATTAAAGTAGGTATCGTTGGCGGTAGCGGTTATGGCGCAATTGAATTAATTCGATTGTTACAAACACATCCTCATGTAACGATTGCACACATCTACTCACATTCAAAAGTAGATGAACCGTTGAAATTAACATTTCCACATTTACAACATATTATGCAACATTTCGAAGCACTTACAGTGGACAATAATGACTGTGATGTAATTTTCTTTGCGACACCAGCACCCGTAAGTAAAACATGTATCCCTCCCTTAGTAGAAAAAGGTATTCATGTTATCGATTTATCTGGCGCATTTAGAATTAAGAATCGTGAAATATATGAAGCATATTACAAAGAAACTGCTGCAGCACAAGATGATTTGAATCATGCTATTTACAGCATTTCAGAATGGCAATCGTTTGATAACAATGGAACGAAGCTCATTTCTAATCCTGGCTGTTTCCCTACAGCAACATTATTAGCATTACATCCACTTATTAGCGAAAAAATAGTAGATTTGTCATCTATTATTATTGATGCTAAGACCGGCGTGTCAGGTGCTGGTCGTTCATTATCACAACGTGTTCATTTTTCAGAAATGAATGAAAATCTAAGCGCTTATGCAATCGGAAACCATAAACACAAACCGGAAATCGAGCAATATTTATCTATCATTGCGGGTCAAGATGTATCAGTCATATTTACACCACATCTCGTACCAATGACACGAGGTATTTTATCAACAATATATGTCAAATTATCATCTGAATATACGACTGAATCATTACATAAATTAATGACCTCTTATTATGCTAATCAGCCATTTGTCAGAATTAGAGATATTGGGACTTTTCCAACCACAAAAGAAGTACTCGGTAGTAACTACTGCGATATCGGCATCTATGTAGATGAAACAACGCAAACAGCAATTTTAGTATCAGTGATTGATAACCTTGTCAAAGGCGCAAGTGGGCAAGCCATTCAAAATTTAAATATATTATATGATTTTGAAGTGACGACTGGCCTAAATCAATCACCAGTTTATCCATAA